From Dehalococcoidia bacterium, a single genomic window includes:
- the dnaN gene encoding DNA polymerase III subunit beta, with amino-acid sequence MRVSCLQENLKRGLSIVGRAVATKSTLPITGNILLATDEGRLRLSATNLEIGITCWIGAKVEEEGAITIPAKLLTEFVSALPNDRIDLSLSGKILRLKCARFEARMNGQDADDFPPVTTWETLEGDRASVTLDPETLREAIGQVVFAAATDEARPVLAGVLLQVGEDEMTMAAADGFRLSVRRLPVLDRSGDGPVEIIVPAKSLSEVGRLLADQDDPVYVALPRGKGQIVFHLNGVDVVSQLIQGNFPNYAQLIPTDYASRVVVNTADFLAATRPAAIFARDSNGIVRIETFPGGELAPGKMIIRARAEELGDNQGEIDAVVEGSEAKIAFNAKYLTDVLSVLDTPQVALETKSPSSPGVVRPVGEDSFTHVIMPMFVTW; translated from the coding sequence ATGCGGGTCTCGTGCCTTCAGGAGAACCTCAAGCGTGGGCTGAGCATCGTAGGCCGCGCCGTGGCGACGAAGTCGACGCTGCCGATCACGGGGAACATCCTGTTGGCGACCGACGAAGGCCGGCTGCGGCTCTCGGCCACCAATCTTGAGATCGGGATCACCTGCTGGATCGGCGCGAAGGTCGAGGAGGAAGGCGCGATCACGATCCCCGCCAAGCTGCTCACCGAGTTCGTCAGCGCCCTGCCGAACGACCGGATCGATCTTTCCCTGAGCGGCAAGATCCTGCGGCTGAAGTGCGCGCGCTTCGAGGCGCGGATGAACGGCCAAGACGCGGATGACTTCCCGCCGGTGACGACGTGGGAGACCCTAGAAGGCGACCGCGCGTCGGTCACCCTCGACCCGGAAACGCTGCGCGAGGCGATTGGGCAGGTGGTCTTTGCTGCGGCGACCGACGAAGCGCGCCCGGTGCTCGCCGGCGTCCTGCTCCAAGTTGGGGAAGACGAGATGACGATGGCGGCGGCAGACGGCTTCCGCCTGTCCGTCCGGCGGCTGCCGGTGCTGGACCGGAGCGGCGACGGGCCGGTGGAGATCATTGTGCCGGCCAAGTCGCTTTCGGAGGTGGGGCGCCTCCTCGCTGACCAAGACGACCCCGTGTATGTTGCCCTTCCTCGCGGCAAAGGGCAGATCGTCTTTCACCTGAATGGCGTCGACGTGGTGTCGCAGCTGATCCAGGGCAATTTCCCAAATTACGCTCAGCTGATCCCCACCGACTATGCCAGTCGCGTTGTTGTCAATACGGCGGATTTTCTCGCAGCCACTCGTCCGGCGGCGATCTTCGCCCGCGACAGCAACGGGATCGTCCGCATCGAGACCTTTCCAGGCGGAGAGCTTGCGCCGGGGAAGATGATCATCCGCGCTCGCGCCGAAGAGCTTGGAGACAACCAAGGCGAGATCGACGCGGTGGTCGAAGGCAGCGAAGCGAAGATCGCCTTCAACGCGAAATATCTCACCGACGTGCTGTCGGTCTTAGACACGCCCCAAGTGGCCCTCGAAACAAAGAGCCCCTCCTCGCCCGGCGTTGTCCGTCCTGTCGGCGAAGACTCGTTTACCCACGTCATCATGCCGATGTTCGTGACGTGGTAA
- the nifS gene encoding cysteine desulfurase NifS gives MVRRPIYLDYAATSPVHPEALEAMLPYFSERFGNPSSIYGLAREARQALDDARERIAQWLGCRPADLIFTSGGTESDNTALKGVAFAARATGNHLVTTAIEHHAVLHTCDYLEKFGFEVTYLPVDGDGLVSPEAVAAALTERTILVSVMLANNEVGTIQPIREIAALLRAQPRRIWFHTDAVQAPGYLDLDVDTLGVDLLSLSAHKFGGPKGVGLLYLRRGTPFQPQQYGGSQERNRRAGTENVPGIVGMAAALEVVMRERATVQPRVERLRDRLIDGVLACIPGARLNGHRWRRLANNASFCFEGVDGESLLMALDLAGIAASSGSACTSASLEPSHVLTAMGLPAEIARGSLRLTLGPETTDADIQTVLDVLPPIVARLRAVSAKA, from the coding sequence GTGGTCCGGCGACCGATCTATCTCGATTACGCGGCGACCTCGCCGGTCCATCCCGAGGCGCTGGAAGCGATGCTGCCTTACTTCTCGGAGCGCTTCGGCAATCCGTCAAGTATCTACGGTCTTGCCCGCGAAGCGCGTCAGGCCCTCGACGACGCGCGCGAGCGGATCGCGCAGTGGCTGGGCTGCCGTCCCGCAGACCTTATCTTTACCAGCGGCGGCACCGAGTCCGACAACACCGCGCTCAAAGGGGTCGCGTTTGCTGCTCGCGCCACGGGCAATCATCTAGTCACCACCGCAATCGAGCACCACGCGGTTTTGCATACGTGTGACTACCTCGAGAAGTTCGGCTTCGAGGTGACGTATCTTCCGGTGGACGGCGATGGGCTCGTCTCGCCCGAGGCGGTCGCTGCTGCCCTGACCGAGCGGACGATCCTTGTCTCCGTCATGTTGGCGAACAACGAAGTCGGCACGATCCAGCCTATCCGCGAGATCGCTGCGCTCTTGCGCGCGCAGCCGCGCCGCATCTGGTTCCATACCGATGCGGTGCAGGCGCCCGGCTATCTTGACCTCGATGTCGACACGCTTGGCGTCGACCTGCTCTCGCTCTCGGCGCATAAGTTTGGCGGGCCGAAGGGGGTCGGCCTGCTCTACCTCCGGCGCGGCACGCCGTTCCAGCCCCAGCAGTACGGCGGCTCCCAAGAGCGCAACCGCCGCGCGGGCACCGAGAATGTCCCCGGCATCGTCGGCATGGCGGCCGCGCTGGAAGTCGTGATGCGCGAGCGGGCGACCGTCCAGCCGCGGGTTGAGCGGCTGCGCGACCGGCTGATCGACGGCGTGCTCGCCTGCATCCCGGGTGCGCGGTTGAATGGCCATCGCTGGCGGCGGCTCGCCAACAATGCCAGTTTCTGCTTCGAAGGCGTCGATGGCGAGTCGCTGCTGATGGCGCTCGATCTCGCGGGCATTGCCGCCTCGAGCGGCTCGGCGTGCACCTCAGCTTCCCTCGAGCCCTCTCACGTGCTCACCGCGATGGGGCTGCCGGCAGAGATCGCGCGCGGCAGCCTCCGCCTCACCCTCGGTCCCGAGACGACCGACGCTGACATTCAGACAGTGCTCGACGTCCTTCCGCCGATTGTGGCGCGGCTGCGTGCCGTCTCCGCCAAGGCGTGA
- a CDS encoding TldD/PmbA family protein yields MLTDRELRALADTAFAASAADQTEVVVREVDAALTRFANNSIHQNVAERNVEFTVRAVVGRRLGVATGNDLSPGGIRRVVERASILAQHSPELPDFQSLPRPQPLPSNDGWSETTAASSPEARARFALPVCRRAAEAGFVASGYVEIRAEQITVANSLGLFASTRRTSAGAMAVVQGDGGSGYADRFARDAAQIDPMELAEEALGRARRSRNPIEVAPGEYDVVLEPYAVADILSALSFLGFGARSVQDQTSFLSGRFGERVMGENISIWDDPRGEEVIPEPFDPEGVPSRRVDLIVKGVAAGVVYDTLTASRAGKESTGHALPPGSTFGPLARHLYLAPGTDDDLVRAVDRGLLVTRFWYTRPVHPLTVTMTGMTRDGVFLIERGEVVAAVKNLRFTHSYLAALNAVTGISRRTKLEIDEINTVVPRLRVAGWRFTSATAH; encoded by the coding sequence ATGCTGACCGACCGTGAATTGCGTGCCCTCGCTGATACCGCATTCGCCGCCAGCGCTGCCGACCAGACTGAGGTCGTCGTGCGCGAGGTAGACGCGGCGCTTACCCGCTTCGCCAACAACAGCATCCATCAGAATGTGGCGGAGCGAAACGTCGAGTTCACCGTCCGTGCGGTTGTCGGGCGTCGTCTTGGCGTTGCTACCGGCAACGACCTCTCGCCCGGGGGCATTCGCCGCGTCGTCGAGCGTGCGAGCATACTCGCTCAGCACTCGCCCGAACTCCCCGACTTTCAGTCGTTGCCCCGTCCGCAGCCGCTCCCCTCCAACGACGGCTGGTCCGAGACAACGGCAGCCTCCTCTCCTGAGGCGCGAGCTCGCTTCGCGCTCCCCGTCTGCCGGCGCGCTGCCGAGGCAGGCTTCGTCGCCTCGGGGTACGTCGAGATACGCGCGGAACAGATAACCGTCGCCAACTCCCTCGGACTGTTCGCCTCTACCCGTCGGACAAGTGCCGGAGCGATGGCCGTCGTGCAGGGCGACGGCGGTTCGGGCTACGCCGATCGCTTCGCGCGAGATGCTGCCCAGATCGACCCGATGGAGCTTGCTGAGGAGGCACTCGGACGCGCTCGACGCAGCCGCAACCCGATCGAAGTCGCGCCGGGGGAGTACGACGTTGTGCTCGAGCCGTATGCTGTCGCCGACATCCTCTCCGCTCTCAGCTTTTTAGGGTTTGGGGCGCGGAGCGTGCAAGACCAGACCAGCTTCCTCAGCGGACGTTTCGGCGAGCGCGTGATGGGCGAGAACATCTCCATTTGGGACGACCCGAGGGGAGAAGAGGTAATCCCGGAGCCGTTTGACCCGGAGGGAGTGCCCAGCCGGCGCGTCGATCTCATCGTCAAGGGCGTTGCGGCGGGGGTCGTCTACGACACCCTCACCGCCAGCCGTGCAGGGAAGGAGTCAACGGGCCACGCTCTTCCCCCCGGCTCGACCTTTGGGCCGCTCGCGCGCCATCTCTATCTTGCCCCGGGCACCGACGACGATCTGGTCCGCGCTGTCGACCGAGGATTGCTCGTCACCCGTTTCTGGTATACCCGTCCTGTCCACCCGCTGACAGTGACGATGACCGGCATGACGCGGGACGGAGTGTTTCTCATCGAGCGCGGAGAAGTTGTCGCCGCCGTCAAGAACCTCCGCTTCACCCACAGCTACCTCGCCGCTCTCAATGCCGTCACCGGGATCAGCCGGCGCACCAAGCTTGAAATCGACGAGATCAACACCGTCGTTCCTCGTCTGCGCGTTGCAGGATGGCGCTTCACCAGCGCGACAGCACACTGA
- a CDS encoding cation diffusion facilitator family transporter, whose product MAIRRSAVSVRDALHCHVPQGSHDDHDHASASGHQLLGTSRRRLALALGVTAVFFVVQFIGGLWTGSLALLADSAHLLGDAGALLLALGAAWLAAKPATRERTFGFRRAEILAALINGLTLVAAALWIGHEAFERLQDPRPIATGPMLLIAVAGLAANVVSLRILGHGHGLNERGAYLHVLSDLLGSIAVIAAGLLIAAFGWYLADPILSVFIGGLVLISAFRLIKEAVDVLMLVAPRHLDVTAIARRMNETPGVVAVHDLHLWTVTSGFVSLSAHVLIAASAEPCKVLEALTELLHHEFGIEHSTLQLEHESATAAIHHDCVPCAESALPR is encoded by the coding sequence GTGGCGATACGACGAAGCGCGGTAAGTGTGCGTGATGCCCTGCACTGTCATGTTCCCCAAGGCAGTCACGACGATCATGACCATGCTAGCGCGTCCGGCCATCAGCTGCTCGGAACAAGCCGCCGTCGTCTCGCGCTCGCGCTGGGCGTAACCGCGGTCTTCTTTGTCGTTCAGTTTATCGGCGGGCTCTGGACCGGCTCGCTTGCGCTGCTCGCCGACTCCGCCCATCTGCTGGGAGACGCGGGAGCACTGCTGCTCGCCCTCGGCGCAGCGTGGCTGGCGGCGAAGCCCGCGACGAGAGAACGGACATTCGGATTTCGCCGGGCGGAGATACTGGCCGCGCTCATTAATGGGCTTACTCTCGTGGCTGCCGCACTCTGGATCGGCCACGAAGCGTTTGAGCGCCTGCAGGACCCCCGCCCGATCGCGACAGGGCCGATGCTCCTTATTGCGGTGGCTGGTCTTGCCGCGAATGTCGTCAGCCTGCGGATCCTCGGCCATGGGCACGGGTTGAACGAGCGGGGCGCTTATCTCCATGTGCTGAGCGACTTGCTCGGCTCGATCGCCGTGATTGCGGCCGGCCTCTTGATCGCCGCCTTCGGGTGGTATCTTGCAGACCCGATTTTGAGCGTCTTCATCGGCGGGCTCGTGCTGATCAGCGCATTTCGCCTCATCAAAGAAGCGGTCGATGTGCTGATGCTCGTCGCGCCGCGCCATCTCGACGTGACGGCAATTGCCCGGCGCATGAACGAGACGCCGGGCGTGGTCGCGGTTCACGACCTCCATCTCTGGACGGTAACGAGCGGCTTTGTCTCCCTTTCCGCCCACGTTCTCATTGCCGCGAGCGCCGAGCCGTGCAAGGTCCTCGAAGCGCTCACCGAACTGCTGCATCACGAGTTCGGGATCGAACATTCCACGCTTCAGCTCGAGCATGAGTCCGCGACGGCCGCAATTCATCATGACTGCGTCCCGTGCGCGGAGTCGGCGCTTCCCCGCTAG
- a CDS encoding zinc ribbon domain-containing protein, translated as MPIYEYRCVEERKLFQVRRPMSQLDEPTACPDCGAPAKRVLSLFATIARGDGASSAEESLAAPGGGCCGGACGCGASLN; from the coding sequence ATGCCGATTTACGAATATCGCTGTGTTGAGGAGCGCAAGCTGTTTCAAGTGCGGCGGCCGATGAGCCAACTGGATGAGCCGACTGCTTGCCCGGACTGCGGTGCGCCCGCGAAGCGGGTCCTCTCCTTGTTTGCGACGATCGCGCGTGGCGACGGTGCCTCGTCGGCCGAGGAGAGCCTCGCCGCGCCGGGCGGCGGCTGCTGCGGCGGCGCTTGCGGCTGCGGCGCATCGCTCAACTGA
- a CDS encoding zinc-ribbon domain containing protein has protein sequence MRDKTLTCRDCGTTFLFTEGEQTFYASKGLTNDPSRCPECRAERKRARSEGGYASSGSYHSGYGSSYSSGNYDRRARTMHPATCSACGKETEVPFQPRGDRPVYCSSCYERRSTSFSSSGRSNGRSNRGRW, from the coding sequence ATGCGAGACAAGACCCTCACCTGCCGCGATTGCGGAACAACGTTTCTCTTCACCGAAGGAGAGCAGACGTTCTACGCAAGCAAAGGGCTAACGAACGATCCGTCCCGATGCCCAGAATGCCGCGCCGAGCGCAAACGCGCGCGAAGTGAAGGCGGCTACGCCTCATCGGGCAGCTACCACAGCGGATACGGAAGCAGCTATTCCAGCGGGAACTACGACCGGCGCGCCCGCACGATGCACCCGGCGACCTGCAGCGCCTGCGGCAAGGAGACGGAAGTGCCCTTCCAGCCGCGCGGCGACCGACCGGTATATTGCTCGTCCTGCTACGAAAGGCGTAGCACCTCGTTCTCTAGCAGCGGACGGAGCAACGGCCGGAGCAACCGGGGCCGGTGGTAA
- a CDS encoding flavin reductase family protein has translation MNEQAEAAKKTALLMIPYGLYVLGTRNGDELHAGTVNWVTQTSFKPPLVAVGVKQDSGLYAALKASGSCALSFLETGQRDLAFAFFKPSKVENGTINGQPFETAETGAPIITAAPAWVEGRVVGEVAVGDHSCVVFEVTNAGLKREAKILTLEEVGVKYGG, from the coding sequence ATGAACGAGCAGGCAGAAGCCGCCAAGAAGACAGCGCTCCTGATGATCCCCTATGGGCTGTATGTGCTTGGGACGCGCAACGGCGATGAGCTCCATGCCGGCACCGTCAACTGGGTCACGCAAACCTCGTTCAAGCCGCCGTTGGTGGCGGTCGGCGTCAAGCAGGACAGCGGCCTCTATGCGGCGTTGAAGGCAAGCGGCTCCTGTGCCCTCTCCTTTCTCGAAACCGGCCAGCGCGACCTCGCGTTCGCTTTCTTCAAGCCGTCCAAGGTCGAGAACGGAACGATCAATGGGCAGCCGTTCGAAACGGCCGAGACGGGCGCACCGATCATCACCGCCGCGCCGGCGTGGGTCGAAGGGCGTGTCGTCGGCGAAGTGGCGGTCGGCGACCATAGCTGTGTCGTGTTCGAAGTGACCAATGCTGGGCTGAAGCGCGAGGCGAAGATCCTGACTCTCGAGGAAGTGGGGGTGAAATACGGCGGCTAG
- a CDS encoding TldD/PmbA family protein, whose protein sequence is MRDVAQRALDTAISRGAQYADVRVVELRRESVAVKNGAVDAITSEESAGFGVRVVVDGAWGFASSAILSTAEADRVAALAVAIGRASALLSLRPVTLGPPVTTRGRYVTPVIRDPFTVSLEERLALLLAADEAMRRQPAIVVAEGRVGCERQRKLFLNSEGADVEQELTETGVAIECTARAEDELQTRSYPNSFGLHMGTAGWEFVEQQQILAHAERIADEAAALLTAKQCPPGVTTVILDSSQTALQVHESCGHAIELDRVFGSEAAYAGTSFLTPDKLGTYQYGSEHVTIVADATIPGGLGTFGFDDEGVPAQRTTIVDRGRFVGYLTSRETAAQLGQASNGTMRADGWNRLPLIRMTNINLEPGTWTLEDLIADTDEGILMQTNRSWSIDDRRWNFQFGTQIAWEIRGGKRGALLKNATYAGITPEFWRSCDAVCNREEWIVWGLPNCGKGQPPQTMHVGHGAAPARFRNVRVGLLR, encoded by the coding sequence GTGCGCGATGTCGCCCAACGCGCTTTAGATACCGCTATCAGCCGGGGCGCTCAGTACGCCGACGTGCGCGTGGTGGAGCTACGACGGGAGAGCGTTGCCGTCAAGAACGGAGCCGTTGACGCTATCACCTCCGAAGAGAGCGCCGGTTTCGGCGTGCGCGTTGTCGTCGACGGCGCGTGGGGCTTCGCGAGTTCTGCGATCCTGAGCACAGCCGAGGCCGACCGGGTTGCGGCGCTCGCAGTCGCGATCGGGCGTGCCTCCGCGCTGCTTTCACTTCGACCTGTCACGCTGGGCCCGCCCGTGACGACCCGCGGCCGCTATGTCACCCCAGTCATCCGCGACCCTTTCACCGTTTCGCTCGAGGAACGGCTTGCTCTCCTCCTCGCCGCCGACGAAGCGATGCGCCGTCAGCCGGCCATTGTCGTCGCGGAGGGGAGGGTCGGCTGTGAGCGGCAGCGGAAGCTGTTCCTCAACTCGGAAGGGGCAGACGTCGAACAGGAGCTGACCGAGACCGGCGTGGCGATCGAGTGCACCGCCCGCGCTGAGGACGAGCTCCAGACGCGTTCTTACCCCAACAGTTTCGGTCTCCATATGGGCACGGCAGGCTGGGAGTTCGTCGAGCAGCAGCAGATCCTTGCCCATGCTGAGCGGATCGCCGACGAGGCGGCCGCGCTGCTGACCGCCAAGCAGTGCCCTCCGGGAGTTACCACGGTCATCCTCGACTCCTCTCAGACCGCGCTCCAAGTGCACGAAAGCTGCGGCCACGCGATCGAGCTCGACCGGGTCTTCGGCAGCGAAGCCGCGTACGCCGGCACGAGCTTTCTCACCCCCGACAAGCTCGGGACCTATCAGTACGGCTCTGAGCATGTCACGATCGTCGCCGACGCAACGATCCCCGGCGGGTTAGGCACCTTCGGTTTCGATGACGAGGGCGTTCCAGCACAGCGGACAACGATCGTCGACCGCGGCCGCTTTGTCGGCTACCTCACCTCACGGGAGACGGCGGCGCAGCTTGGCCAAGCAAGCAATGGTACTATGCGCGCCGATGGCTGGAACCGGCTCCCGCTCATCCGCATGACCAACATCAATCTCGAACCGGGAACGTGGACGCTTGAGGACCTCATCGCCGACACCGACGAAGGGATTCTGATGCAGACAAACCGGTCGTGGAGCATCGACGACCGCCGCTGGAACTTCCAGTTCGGCACCCAAATCGCTTGGGAGATCCGCGGCGGTAAGCGCGGAGCGCTTCTCAAGAACGCTACCTATGCCGGCATCACTCCGGAGTTCTGGCGCAGCTGCGATGCGGTCTGCAATCGCGAGGAGTGGATCGTCTGGGGCCTGCCGAACTGCGGCAAGGGGCAGCCGCCGCAAACCATGCATGTCGGCCACGGCGCTGCTCCTGCCCGCTTCCGGAATGTCCGCGTCGGCCTACTGCGCTAG
- the katG gene encoding catalase/peroxidase HPI yields the protein MIAATPPQRRRPRTNRDWWPNQLDLSVLRQHCPASSPMDPDFDYAEAFKELDVEALRKDLIELMTTPQDWWPADYGHYGPLFIRMSWHAAGTYRITDGRGGGGDGSQRFAPLNSWPDNANLDKARRLLWPIKKKYGNKISWADLLVYAGNVAMEAMGFKTFGFAFGRPDIWEAPMVDWGAEEQWLADQRHTPDGELVGPYAADHMGLIYVNPEGPGGNPDPVLAAKYIRQTFGRMAMNDEETVALIVGGHTFGKMHGAVSSEYIGPDPEAAPLEEQGLGWKNTYHNGPGPHITTSGLEGAWTSTPTKWDYEYLENLFKYDWELVTSPAGGKQWKAKNPEAQEKVPDAFDPNKRHAPVMTTADLALRFDPVYEKIARRFYEHPEELEEAFAKAWYKLLHRDMGPLSRYLGPWVPEPQLWQDPVPPVDHELIDENDIANLKRMILASGLSIPELVATAWGAAASFRGTDKRGGANGARIRLAPQKDWESNEPARLARVLATLERIQQEFNAAQTGNKKVSLADLIVLGGCAAVEQAARNAGFDITVPFAPGRTDASQEQTDAESFNVLEPLADGFRNYIRAKETLTHDHLQRPNPLTHTPEELLIERAALLTLTPPEMTVLVGGMRVLNANYGQSRHGVFTTRPEALTNDFFVNLLDMSTEWKKSSSQEGVYEGYDRATGQLKWTATAVDLVFGAHSELRALCEVYAQDDCKEKFVRDFVAAWNKVMNLDRYDLRIKRNGSKPAGTPAH from the coding sequence ATCATCGCCGCAACTCCCCCTCAGCGACGCCGACCTCGCACCAACCGAGACTGGTGGCCGAACCAGCTTGACCTGTCAGTGCTGCGCCAGCACTGCCCAGCGTCCAGCCCGATGGACCCGGATTTTGACTACGCCGAGGCTTTCAAAGAGCTCGACGTTGAGGCGCTGCGCAAAGACCTGATCGAGCTGATGACAACGCCCCAGGACTGGTGGCCCGCTGACTATGGCCACTACGGCCCGCTCTTCATCCGAATGAGCTGGCACGCCGCCGGCACCTACCGCATCACCGACGGCCGCGGCGGCGGCGGTGACGGCTCGCAGCGGTTTGCCCCGCTGAACAGTTGGCCCGACAACGCCAACTTGGATAAGGCGCGCCGCCTGCTGTGGCCCATCAAGAAGAAGTACGGCAACAAGATCTCCTGGGCTGACCTGCTGGTCTACGCCGGCAACGTCGCTATGGAGGCGATGGGCTTCAAGACGTTCGGCTTCGCCTTCGGTCGGCCGGATATCTGGGAAGCGCCGATGGTCGACTGGGGTGCAGAAGAGCAGTGGCTCGCCGACCAGCGTCACACGCCAGACGGCGAGTTGGTCGGCCCCTATGCCGCCGACCATATGGGCCTGATCTACGTCAACCCCGAGGGGCCGGGCGGCAACCCAGACCCCGTGCTCGCAGCCAAATACATCCGCCAGACGTTCGGCCGGATGGCCATGAACGATGAAGAGACCGTCGCCCTCATCGTCGGCGGGCACACCTTTGGCAAGATGCACGGCGCGGTCAGCTCGGAATACATCGGCCCCGACCCCGAGGCCGCTCCCCTCGAGGAGCAAGGGCTCGGCTGGAAGAACACCTACCACAACGGCCCCGGCCCGCACATCACCACGAGCGGTCTCGAAGGCGCGTGGACGAGCACTCCGACGAAGTGGGACTACGAGTATCTCGAGAACCTCTTCAAGTACGACTGGGAGCTCGTCACGAGCCCGGCCGGCGGCAAGCAGTGGAAGGCGAAAAACCCCGAAGCGCAGGAGAAGGTCCCCGACGCGTTCGACCCAAACAAGCGCCACGCGCCGGTGATGACCACGGCTGACCTCGCTCTCCGCTTCGACCCGGTCTACGAGAAGATCGCGCGGCGGTTCTACGAGCATCCGGAGGAGCTGGAAGAGGCCTTCGCCAAGGCGTGGTATAAGCTGCTCCACCGCGATATGGGGCCGCTCTCCCGCTATCTCGGCCCCTGGGTGCCCGAGCCGCAGCTCTGGCAAGACCCCGTTCCGCCGGTCGACCATGAGCTGATCGACGAGAACGACATCGCCAACCTGAAGCGGATGATCCTGGCCTCCGGCCTGTCGATCCCCGAGCTGGTCGCGACGGCGTGGGGCGCGGCAGCCAGCTTCCGCGGCACCGACAAGCGGGGCGGCGCGAACGGCGCTCGCATCCGCCTTGCCCCCCAGAAAGACTGGGAGTCGAATGAGCCCGCCCGGCTGGCGCGCGTGCTTGCAACGCTCGAGCGCATCCAGCAGGAGTTCAACGCCGCTCAGACGGGCAACAAGAAGGTCTCGCTTGCTGACCTGATCGTCCTTGGCGGGTGCGCGGCCGTTGAGCAGGCGGCGCGGAATGCCGGCTTCGACATTACCGTGCCCTTCGCTCCCGGCCGGACCGATGCCTCCCAAGAGCAGACGGACGCCGAGTCGTTCAACGTCCTCGAACCGCTCGCGGACGGCTTCCGCAACTACATCCGCGCCAAGGAGACGCTGACGCACGACCATCTGCAGCGGCCGAACCCCTTGACCCACACGCCCGAGGAGCTGCTCATCGAGCGTGCCGCGCTTCTGACGCTCACTCCGCCGGAGATGACGGTGCTTGTCGGCGGCATGCGCGTTCTGAACGCGAACTACGGGCAGTCGCGCCACGGCGTCTTCACCACCCGGCCGGAAGCGCTGACGAACGACTTCTTCGTCAACCTCCTCGATATGAGCACCGAGTGGAAGAAGTCGAGCTCGCAGGAGGGGGTCTACGAAGGGTACGACCGCGCAACTGGTCAGCTGAAGTGGACCGCGACCGCTGTCGACTTGGTGTTCGGCGCTCACTCCGAGCTGCGCGCCCTTTGCGAGGTCTACGCCCAGGACGACTGCAAAGAGAAGTTCGTCCGCGACTTCGTGGCCGCTTGGAACAAGGTGATGAACCTTGACCGCTACGACCTTCGCATCAAGCGCAACGGCTCGAAGCCGGCCGGCACACCAGCCCACTAA
- a CDS encoding FAD-dependent oxidoreductase: MTGDSAARRTLARFWYDDFSLLPAPSMNAEVLVLGGGYGGLTFARTLHQLLPDCDILLLDRETVHQLVIQLHEGAAFTTPVDRLGIPFERVRNGVRVAQRTVTGFDFAARHVITDQGPVGYRWLVIALGSEVSDAGIPGVGDAFCLRWLEDARRLRAHLETLRSGLAAAAPAEREAWQTIVIGGGGATGVQLAGELADWLRDDWNRPPGGRVVLVEATPTLLPRFPAELGREAARVLRAKGVEIRLDEPITAVAPGVVSLASGARLVTRTMIWAGGIRLPSVVAAAGLPLRQRALATDEFLRVPDLPDVFVIGDCLAVIDPRSGERLPASAQLATQAARAAAENVARARTGRSLRPFRPAYLGEAISLGRDTAVARVGPLTLRGLAGLAVKHFTEQRYIEALGGMSLLREWSDRRRAP; this comes from the coding sequence GTGACCGGCGATAGCGCGGCGCGGCGCACTCTGGCAAGATTCTGGTATGACGATTTTTCCCTGCTGCCTGCCCCCTCGATGAACGCCGAGGTCCTCGTTCTGGGGGGCGGCTACGGCGGGCTCACCTTTGCTCGGACGCTCCACCAGCTGCTTCCCGATTGCGACATCCTGCTTCTCGACCGGGAGACAGTGCATCAGTTGGTCATCCAACTGCACGAAGGGGCGGCCTTTACGACGCCGGTCGATCGTCTCGGCATCCCCTTTGAGCGCGTCCGCAATGGGGTCCGGGTTGCGCAGCGAACGGTCACCGGCTTCGACTTCGCCGCTCGCCACGTGATCACGGACCAAGGGCCGGTTGGCTACCGCTGGCTGGTCATCGCGCTCGGCAGTGAGGTGAGCGATGCCGGTATTCCCGGAGTGGGCGACGCCTTCTGCCTGCGCTGGCTCGAGGATGCCCGCCGGCTGCGAGCGCATCTCGAGACCTTGCGCTCCGGCTTAGCCGCCGCTGCCCCCGCCGAGCGGGAGGCGTGGCAGACCATTGTCATCGGCGGCGGCGGCGCGACCGGTGTCCAGCTGGCGGGAGAATTGGCCGACTGGCTGCGCGACGACTGGAACCGCCCCCCCGGCGGGCGGGTCGTTCTCGTTGAGGCGACCCCCACCCTCCTGCCGCGCTTTCCCGCTGAGCTCGGCCGCGAGGCGGCACGCGTGCTGCGCGCGAAAGGGGTCGAAATTCGGCTTGATGAGCCGATCACCGCGGTCGCTCCTGGGGTCGTCTCTCTCGCCTCCGGCGCCCGCCTCGTCACGCGGACGATGATCTGGGCGGGCGGGATCCGCCTGCCGTCCGTAGTTGCGGCTGCCGGGCTCCCATTGCGCCAGCGCGCTCTCGCGACCGATGAGTTTCTCCGCGTGCCCGACCTGCCCGACGTGTTCGTCATCGGCGACTGTCTCGCCGTGATCGACCCCCGATCGGGCGAGCGGCTGCCAGCCTCCGCCCAACTTGCGACCCAGGCAGCGCGCGCCGCGGCCGAGAACGTCGCCCGCGCCCGCACCGGCCGTTCCCTTCGCCCGTTCCGCCCGGCGTATCTTGGCGAAGCGATCTCGCTCGGTCGGGATACTGCGGTAGCGCGGGTCGGTCCGCTGACGCTCCGCGGACTGGCCGGCCTGGCGGTCAAGCACTTCACCGAACAGCGTTATATCGAGGCGCTCGGCGGGATGAGCCTACTGCGCGAGTGGAGCGACCGCCGCCGCGCTCCCTGA